One Fusarium poae strain DAOMC 252244 chromosome 4, whole genome shotgun sequence DNA window includes the following coding sequences:
- a CDS encoding hypothetical protein (TransMembrane:1 (i194-213o)) gives MARSRGGCLNCKARKRKCDQGRPECQACSQRGMRCQGYSTPLRWVNGVASRGRFAGASIPDASFVPPPTLPCPQQQQQQPQYPHSAAGSNPDMSIDSENSLSGVTSNHDPSSTESSAFSPRIMRNGLNHLYTTEASSWVKPFFEEMALQSPALVMIAGAIQGYMDDGMSVKSMEYVDLALQTFRKELDARYEKFHVATVCAGLLVCSLCLLQAKEWTMYLELMVNIYDLRNKLKAPGQIPIDNLYHQHILEVLGVMDLPSMVIGRAKPSIGVWKLLRRLQADTNSGRVDGIEVVSGVPRSLLDIFAGIIDNDPEYTENRFWTWPGDIGESLRVHLWESWRLAGILEVRRRQRMERKARGIPERDDETPKNFPSTEVVLCRLIAAIDALLKAYEEPRNQHLLVHNGLTYPVINAGLEVPLLKLNPTWKRTVEDVKRSFATETVDLIKAMFELIDEAWKDGTSTFDIEKAARERDIELAIF, from the exons ATGGCCCGCTCACGGGGAGGATGCCTGAATTGTAAAGCGCGGAAGCGAAAATGCGACCAAGGACGTCCAGAATGTCAGGCTTGTTCCCAAAGAGGCATGAGATGCCAGGGCTACTCTACGCCATTGAGATGGGTGAATGGTGTTGCGTCTAGAGGACGCTTTGCTGGAGCTTCCATCCCCGACGCGTCATTCGTTCCGCCTCCCACGCTTCCTTGTcctcagcaacaacaacagcaacccCAGTATCCTCATAGCGCTGCTGGCAGTAATCCAGATATGTCAATTGACTCTGAGAATTCCCTCTCTGGCGTTACATCGAACCACGACCCATCCAGTACAGAGTCGTCGGCATTTTCGCCCCGAA TCATGCGCAATGGGCTCAATCACTTGTACACGACGGAAGCGAGTTCCTGGGTCAAGCCCTTCTTCGAGGAGATGGCGCTCCAGAGCCCGGCCCTTGTCATGATCGCTGGCGCCATCCAGGGCTACATGGATGATGGCATGTCGGTCAAATCCATGGAGTACGTCGACTTGGCTCTGCAGACGTTTCGTAAGGAGCTTGATGCCCGGTACGAGAAGTTCCATGTCGCAACCGTGTGTGCTGGGTTGCTCGTCTGTTCCTTATGT TTACTTCAAGCAAAAGAATGGACCATGTACCTCGAACTCATGGTCAACATCTACGACTTGCGAAACAAGTTGAAAGCCCCAGGTCAAATCCCCATTGACAATCTCTATCATCAGCACATCCTTGAAGTCCTGGGTGTCATGGACCTTCCCTCCATGGTCATTGGTAGAGCCAAACCATCCATCGGTGTCTGGAAGCTCCTTCGTCGCCTCCAAGCGGATACTAACAGCGGTCGAGTTGATGGCATCGAAGTCGTATCGGGTGTCCCACGATCGTTACTAGACATATTCGCAGGAATCATCGACAACGATCCAGAGTATACTGAGAATCGCTTTTGGACATGGCCCGGCGACATAGGTGAGTCCCTACGCGTGCACCTCTGGGAATCATGGAGGTTGGCCGGTATCCTTGAAGTGCGTCGTCGTCAAAGAATGGAGCGAAAGGCAAGGGGCATTCCAGAACGGGATGATGAAACACCCAAGAACTTTCCCAGCACAGAAGTTGTGCTTTGCCGGCTCATTGCTGCAATAGATGCTCTTCTGAAAGCCTATGAGGAACCTCGCAATCAACATTTATTAGTACACAACGGCTTGACGTATCCTGTCATAAATGCCGGTCTAGAGGTTCCGCTACTAAAACTGAATCCTACGTGGAAACGGACGGTAGAAGATGTGAAAAGATCTTTCGCAACTGAGACTGTTGACTTGATCAAGGCGATGTTTGAGTTGATCGACGAAGCGTGGAAAGACGGGACATCGACGTTCGACATTGAGAAGGCGGCGCGGGAAAGGGATATTGAACTTGCTATTTTTTAA
- a CDS encoding hypothetical protein (SECRETED:SignalP(1-18)), giving the protein MLLQTFFTALVAATAGLAAPLEPRANDFFTPSALWTYNVANGAISSTSEGRVTKHPSNGGNDNTALFTFTYPEFARNKKCRFAFYLANGENVIGSGKLDLFSSLKPAPGPRAGWGPGNQRNVHLGRLDVKKGDFATWDATYGTYMTSKTNCEKPGTKVGLELVGVYDTDAVYWNPSKSGPRII; this is encoded by the exons ATGCTTCTCCAAACATTCTTCACAGCCCTTGTCGCCGCTACTGCCGGCCTCGCTGCTCCACTTGAGCCTCGAGCAAATGACTTCTTCACTCCATCTGCGCTCTGGACATACAACGTTGCCAACGGCGCCATCTCCTCTACCTCTGAAGGACGCGTTACCAAACACCCTAGCAACGGCGGTAACGACAATACTGCCCTCTTTACATTCACGTACCCTGAGTTTGCGAGAAACAAGAAATGCCGCTTCGCATTCTATCTCGCCAATGGCGAAAATGTTATTGGTAGTGGCAAGTTGGACTTGTTTTCCAGCCTCAAACCGGCCCCCGGCCCACGAGCAGGTTGGGGCCCTGGAAACCAGCGCAATGTGCATTTGGGACGTTTGGATGTCAAGAAGGGAGATTTCGCGACATGGGATGCTACTTATGGGACGTACATGACAAGCAAGACCAACTGTGAGAAGCCGGGAACAAAGGTCGGACTCGAGCTTGTTGGGGTTTACGATACCGATGCTGTGTACTGGAACCCTTCCAAGTCTGGACCGCGCATTATT TAG
- a CDS encoding hypothetical protein (TransMembrane:12 (i49-72o92-110i117-133o177-195i207-225o297-315i322-341o347-369i390-411o417-441i453-472o484-506i)): MASPDPVVIPGEVRLILAEASTDASTFILQPTPSSDPNEPLNWSSWRKCLNFGFTIAVTVAAFTNLSIQTVFWQQMTVDMGVTITQLTYSSSAQLAGLALGCLFFIPFTIKYGRRPTYVLSCVVLAAVTWWSARMESYAELIITQIITGLAGAINETAVQMTIADLFFVHRRGSANAIYFTAVMVGAFLAPMAAGSQAAHQGWRWSYYSLAICLSILSIMFLVAFEETKYIPVTLGQTNVIDDASEERPESKDDIDEKTKMEKVISIATQIDTTIPMNSWRQRLRLVTTTSESLPKLFLMPLYVITLPHVMFTALQFASGVCWLVVFMQVTSIVFSAPPYLFTTAGVGYMALGPFVGNVFGSIYGGPFADWAIVRLARRNGGLFEPEMRLYPLAITTIFMAGGIIMFGVTADRGMHWIYPSIGGAFFAFGLGANGDITFTLVIDTYRELTAEAFIGIAFMRNAVSVAVPFAIVPWMNTMGLSNMYILSGMIAFAIGCLFIPMIVWGKKIRTALAPRYWKLVAKRSDI; this comes from the exons ATGGCATCTCCCGACCCTGTCGTTATCCCCGGCGAGGTCCGGTTGATTCTGG CAGAGGCATCGACCGACGCGTCGACTTTCATCCTTCAACCAACACCTTCATCAGATCCCAATGAGCCGTTG AACTGGTCCTCTTGGCGCAAATGTCTCAACTTTGGCTTCACCATCGCCGTTACGGTGGCCGCCTTTACCAACCTTTCCATCCAAACTGTCTTTTGGCAGCAGATGACTGTTGACATGGGTGTTACTATAACACAACTCACCTACTCTTCTTCAGCTCAGTTAGCTGGTCTAGCACTGGGATGTTTGTTTTTTATTCCATTCACTATCAAGTATGGACGACGACCGACTTATGTATTGTCTTGTGTCGTTCTTGCAGCTGTCACTTGGTGGAGTGCTAGGATGGAAAGTTATGCGGAGTTGATCATTACACAGATCATCACTGGTCTTGCTGGGGCTATCAATGAGACAGCTGTACAGATGACG ATTGCCGACCTCTTTTTTGTCCATCGACGTGGCTCTGCAAATGCAATCTACTTCACTGCCGTCATGGTGGGCGCCTTCCTTGCTCCTATGGCTGCGGGTAGTCAAGCTGCCCATCAAGGCTGGCGATGGTCCTACTACAGCCTGGCCATCTGCTTGAGCATCCTCTCTATCATGTTCCTCGTCGCTTTTGAAGAGACAAAGTATATCCCCGTCACTCTGGGCCAGACTAACGTCATTGATGATGCATCTGAAGAGCGTCCCGAATCTAAAGATGACATCGAcgaaaagacaaagatggaAAAGGTCATCAGTATTGCTACGCAGATCGACACCACCATCCCTATGAACTCATGGCGTCAACGCCTTCGTCTTGTCACAACTACATCCGAGTCTCTTCCCAAGTTGTTCCTGATGCCTCTCTACGTTATCACCCTGCCCCACGTCATGTTTACAGCTCTGCAGTTCGCCTCTGGAGTTTGTTGGCTTGTTGTCTTTATGCAAGTCACGTCCATCGTGTTCTCTGCACCTCCGTATCTTTTTACCACTGCCGGGGTCGGATACATGGCTCTTGGTCCATTCGTTGGCAATGTCTTTGGAAGCATCTACGGAGGACCATTTGCTGACTGGGCCATTGTTCGGTTGGCACGAAGAAACGGGGGACTCTTTGAACCCGAGATGAGACTTTATCCTCTGGCGATTACCACCATATTTATGGCCGGTGGCATCATCATGTTTGGCGTGACTGCTGATCGA gGCATGCACTGGATATATCCCTCAATTGGCGGAGCGTTCTTCGCTTTCGGACTCGGTGCTAATGGCGACATCACCTTTACTCTTGTCATTGACACATATCGCGAGCTTACAGCCGAAGCTTTCATCGGAATCGCCTTTATGCGCAACGCCGTCTCAGTCGCTGTTCCCTTCGCTATCGTTCCCTGGATGAACACTATGGGATTGTCTAACATGTATATCCTGTCAGGCATGATTGCCTTTGCTATTGGATGTCTATTCATTCCTATGATTGTTTGGGGCAAGAAGATCCGTACAGCTTTGGCGCCAAGATACTGGAAACTGGTTGCGAAACGGTCTGATATTTAA
- a CDS encoding hypothetical protein (SECRETED:SignalP(1-18)): MRLSTILTGAALFSSSQALNILLNNDDGFGSANLREMYRLFKEKGHNVWLVAPATKQSGKGGTSDFTTEGNLTGPSQYDLIPKGAPSVGSDPKDSQIWYYNGTPAACTFVALDYVLPRYANFSVPDLVVTGPNYGTNLGGFVWTLSGTAGAAYAATNRGLPAIAISASNQEVPYFELTNRTNPATWAAQASVKFVENFISTAGKNGPLLPIGYGVNVNLPVLTEKDHDPEFVQTRFTGNAHVNEAVLDPKKGTFTWANIKPYAAGVNACINGNCSLPGETYVVENGKASVSFYTVDYSAPETEYTESLIDRVASFIGK, encoded by the exons ATGCGTTTGTCAACTATCCTCACCGGAGCAGCCCTGTTCTCGTCCTCACAGGCTCTGAACATCCTTCTCAACAATGATGATGGATTCGGCTCTGCGAACTTGCGTGAGATGTATCGTCTCTTCAAGGAAAAGGGCCACAATG TCTGGCTCGTTGCACCAGCCACAAAGCAAAGTGGCAAGGGTGGTACCTCTGATTTCACTACCGAGGGCAATTTGACTGGCCCTTCTCAATACGACCTTATTCCCAAGGGTGCACCTTCG GTTGGGAGCGATCCCAAGGATAGCCAAATTTGGTACTATAATGGTACTCCTGCTGCGTGCACATTTGTTGCCCTCGACTATGTTCTACCACGATACGCCAACTTTAGCGTTCCCGACCTTGTG GTGACTGGTCCTAACTATGGCACCAACTTGGGCGGTTTCGTATGGACTCTATCTGGTACTGCTGGCGCTGC ATACGCCGCTACAAACCGTGGACTTCCTGCCATTGCCATCTCAGCGAGCAACCAAGAAGTCCCATATTTCGAACTGACAAACCGTACTAACCCTGCTACATGGGCGGCCCAAGCCTCTGTCAAATTCGTCGAGAACTTTATCTCGACAGCTGGCAAGAATGGTCCTCTCTTGCCCATCGGTTACGGCGTCAACGTCAACCTTCCAGTACTGACGGAAAAGGATCATGACCCAGAATTCGTGCAGACGAGGTTCACAGGCAATGCGCACGTCAACGAAGCGGTGCTGGATCCGAAGAAAGGAACATTTACTTGGGCTAACATCAAGCCTTATGCTGCGGGCGTGAATGCTTGCATCAACGGTAACTGCTCCTTACCTGGTGAGACGTATGTTGTTGAAAATGGAAAGGCATCTGTGTCGTTTTATACAGTGGATTATAGTGCTCCTGAGACAGAGTACACCGAATCACTTATCGACCGAGTCGCTTCTTTCATTGGAAAATAA